A stretch of Haemophilus influenzae DNA encodes these proteins:
- the glgC gene encoding glucose-1-phosphate adenylyltransferase gives MKSGDLNKYDLVKNTLVLVLAGGRGSRLHELTDKRAKPALYFGGNRRIIDFALSNCINSGLNRIGVVTQYAAHSLLRHLQTGWSFLPQERGEFVDMLPARQQIDDSTWYRGTADAVYQNMAIIKNHYRPKYILILAGDHIYKQDYSVMLMDHVNSGAKCTIGCIEVPRSEAHEFGVMAVNENLKVKAFVEKPKDPPAMVGKPDVSLTSMGIYVFDADYLYKMLDREVGTPNTSHDFGKDVLPKCLEEGALYAHPFSRSCMGRNTEGEIYWRDVGTLDSFWQSNIDLVSENPQLDIYDQSWPIRGNPVQAYPSKFFYKHSNVHPVDNSLIGGGCVITDASISNSVLFDRIKIDSFSKVDHCVVLPQVKIGKNCVLKNCIIDRECEIPDGMQIGVDMEEDKNRFRISSTGKVILVTPKMLKILEGHEIGEEGHLD, from the coding sequence ATGAAATCTGGCGACCTTAACAAATATGATTTAGTTAAAAACACTTTGGTGCTTGTACTTGCAGGTGGACGTGGTTCACGTTTACACGAATTGACAGATAAACGTGCAAAACCAGCGCTTTATTTTGGTGGTAATCGTCGCATTATTGATTTCGCACTTTCTAATTGTATTAACTCAGGTTTAAACCGAATTGGGGTCGTGACTCAATATGCGGCACACTCCTTGCTTCGTCATTTGCAAACAGGATGGTCTTTTTTACCACAAGAGAGAGGGGAATTTGTCGATATGTTGCCAGCTCGTCAGCAAATTGACGATTCTACTTGGTATCGTGGCACGGCGGATGCGGTATATCAAAATATGGCTATTATTAAAAATCACTATCGCCCGAAATATATTTTGATCTTAGCGGGCGACCATATTTACAAACAAGATTACAGCGTGATGTTAATGGATCACGTCAATAGTGGGGCAAAATGTACTATTGGTTGCATTGAAGTGCCCCGTTCTGAAGCACACGAATTTGGCGTAATGGCTGTAAACGAAAACTTGAAAGTAAAAGCTTTCGTGGAAAAACCAAAAGATCCGCCAGCAATGGTGGGTAAACCTGATGTTTCGCTTACTTCAATGGGGATTTATGTGTTTGATGCGGATTATCTTTACAAAATGTTAGATCGTGAAGTTGGCACCCCGAACACCAGCCACGATTTCGGTAAAGATGTATTGCCAAAATGTTTAGAAGAAGGCGCGCTTTATGCTCACCCATTTAGCCGTTCTTGCATGGGACGCAACACCGAGGGCGAAATTTACTGGCGTGATGTAGGGACACTTGATAGCTTCTGGCAATCTAATATCGACTTAGTCTCTGAAAATCCACAATTAGATATTTACGACCAAAGCTGGCCAATTCGTGGTAATCCGGTTCAGGCTTATCCGTCTAAATTCTTCTATAAACACTCTAACGTGCACCCAGTAGATAACTCATTGATTGGCGGGGGCTGTGTGATTACCGATGCATCGATCAGCAATTCCGTGCTTTTTGATCGCATTAAAATTGATTCCTTTTCAAAAGTCGATCACTGCGTGGTGTTACCACAAGTTAAAATCGGTAAAAATTGCGTGTTGAAAAATTGTATTATCGACCGCGAATGCGAAATTCCTGATGGTATGCAAATTGGTGTGGATATGGAAGAAGATAAAAATCGCTTCCGTATTAGCTCAACAGGCAAAGTCATTCTTGTAACCCCGAAAATGCTAAAGATACTTGAGGGACACGAGATTGGCGAAGAAGGTCATTTAGATTAG
- the glgA gene encoding glycogen synthase GlgA has protein sequence MKILHVCSELYPLLKTGGLADVLGALPQAQNQIGLDARVLLPAYPAIIAGIQNTQVVAEFDNFAGHVVLRYGEYNGVGIYLIDAPHLYGREGNPYHDAYYNDYGDNYKRFALLGWVGAELATGLDSWWRAEVVHAHDWHAGLCAAYLFNKGRPAKSVFTIHNLAYQGQFSYHHLYEIGLPTGMFHVEGLELFGQISYLKSGLFYSDASTAVSPTYAEEITTPEFAYGLQGLLSGLKAQGRLVGILNGVDENIWHPNVDQYIPHHYKLKYMAGKKKNKAELQAYFNLPQDESALAFVMVTRLTEQKGVDLLIESADEIVKQGGQLMILGSGAPHFEQGIRELAERYPQNIAVKIGYDEALSHLMVAGGDVILVPSRFEPCGLTQLYGLQYGTLPLVRKTGGLADTVVDSTSESIKARTATGFVFESATPEALRHCLQRAFALWQKPRAWAMVRTDAMEQDFSWRKAAEQYRTLYERL, from the coding sequence ATGAAAATACTACACGTTTGTTCGGAACTCTATCCGCTCTTAAAAACAGGCGGGCTTGCCGATGTTTTAGGGGCATTACCCCAAGCACAGAACCAAATTGGGCTAGATGCTCGCGTTTTATTGCCTGCTTATCCCGCAATTATAGCAGGCATTCAGAATACTCAAGTGGTTGCCGAATTTGACAACTTCGCTGGGCACGTGGTGTTGCGTTATGGAGAATATAATGGTGTCGGGATCTATTTGATTGACGCACCGCACTTATACGGTCGCGAAGGCAATCCTTATCACGATGCCTATTACAACGACTACGGCGACAACTACAAACGTTTTGCTTTGCTCGGTTGGGTGGGGGCAGAATTAGCCACAGGTTTAGATAGCTGGTGGCGTGCAGAAGTGGTACACGCTCATGATTGGCACGCAGGTTTGTGTGCAGCATATCTGTTCAACAAAGGTCGCCCTGCGAAATCGGTGTTCACCATTCACAACTTGGCATATCAAGGGCAGTTTTCTTATCATCATTTGTATGAAATCGGCTTGCCGACAGGGATGTTCCACGTAGAAGGCTTGGAATTATTTGGGCAGATTTCTTACTTGAAATCAGGTTTGTTCTATTCTGATGCAAGCACGGCAGTTAGCCCAACTTATGCAGAAGAAATCACGACACCAGAATTTGCCTACGGTTTGCAAGGCTTGCTTTCTGGCTTAAAAGCTCAAGGTCGTTTGGTGGGGATTTTAAATGGTGTGGACGAAAATATTTGGCATCCGAACGTGGATCAATACATTCCGCACCATTACAAGCTCAAATATATGGCAGGCAAAAAGAAAAACAAAGCCGAACTGCAAGCCTATTTCAATTTGCCACAAGATGAATCTGCCTTGGCATTTGTGATGGTTACCCGTTTAACCGAGCAAAAAGGTGTTGATTTATTAATCGAAAGTGCAGACGAAATCGTCAAACAAGGCGGTCAGTTGATGATTTTAGGTTCAGGTGCACCGCACTTTGAACAAGGTATTCGTGAGCTTGCTGAACGTTATCCGCAAAATATTGCGGTAAAAATCGGCTACGATGAAGCCCTTTCGCATTTAATGGTGGCAGGTGGCGATGTGATTTTAGTGCCAAGTCGTTTCGAGCCTTGTGGCTTAACCCAACTTTATGGTTTGCAATATGGCACACTGCCACTTGTTCGTAAAACAGGTGGTTTAGCGGATACGGTGGTGGATAGCACTTCAGAAAGCATCAAAGCTCGCACCGCAACAGGTTTTGTGTTTGAAAGTGCAACGCCTGAAGCTCTCCGCCATTGCTTGCAACGTGCCTTTGCCTTATGGCAAAAACCGCGTGCATGGGCGATGGTTCGTACAGATGCAATGGAACAAGACTTCAGCTGGCGTAAGGCTGCAGAGCAATATAGAACACTTTATGAACGCTTGTAG